One genomic segment of Vibrio fluvialis includes these proteins:
- a CDS encoding TonB-dependent siderophore receptor — protein MRSIHKSVVCLAISAALSNMAFAQQEETQTDNVVVWGTKVSSSSESLGTDDLSVKQADHMSDLLRDIPGVDVGGTHSVNQRINIRGLNETDLDISLDGASQHANMFHHIGNLTLNPDILKSADIQVGNNSVTQSGLGGAVYFETKNAKDLLRGDEQFGVRVFGGYNSNASEQGSVTVYGQLSDDVDAMLYAQGIARDNFEDGNGDETFGVKGDTYNILGKVGYEPAAGHRFQLAYDLYRDEGDYSPRPDMNGSANTNLTADDLLPTKYNRDTVTASYKLTKEKHSGTVTLYSSETEIERDESKVTGRWPRPKDTNTATNRNVGLNAKFQSDYQLLNLDNRVVYGADVVDQTSKSSYAGSSYMDESRLSNAIFAENTLSLTESWNITAGLRYDDVKRKAVNETNNFDDVTWSLGTEWAVNSDWTLFANARSLFKAPELLETFVMYQQTSYLADDIKAETGLNTQGGVRFDKRIDDHFVAANLTVFRTEIDDYIMQTWDSAVDGYRFENTGDVVIKGFEVSATYAYQAFSSRLSYSRSDTEDKSTGGPMLDANGRSADMGDSIALNLGYHVDSIDTLFGWTSIVVLDETNVEENSDKKEGYDTHNLYAQWMPYAVPDLTVTFGIDNIFDELYVSHASRTGANARAGAMDDYEPGRSFKISASYQF, from the coding sequence ATGCGTTCTATTCACAAGTCAGTGGTATGTTTGGCGATCAGTGCGGCGCTGAGCAATATGGCTTTTGCCCAGCAAGAAGAGACTCAGACCGACAATGTTGTGGTGTGGGGAACCAAAGTGTCCAGTAGCTCAGAATCTCTGGGTACGGATGATCTGTCAGTTAAGCAGGCTGACCATATGTCCGACCTGCTGCGTGATATTCCTGGTGTGGATGTCGGCGGCACACATTCAGTCAACCAGCGTATCAACATTCGTGGTCTGAACGAAACGGACCTGGATATTAGTCTTGATGGTGCTTCACAACACGCCAACATGTTCCACCACATCGGCAACCTGACTCTTAACCCAGACATTCTGAAATCGGCCGATATTCAGGTTGGTAACAACTCGGTGACGCAAAGTGGTCTTGGCGGTGCGGTGTATTTTGAAACCAAGAACGCGAAAGATCTGCTGCGCGGTGACGAACAATTCGGTGTACGCGTTTTTGGCGGCTACAACTCGAACGCCAGCGAGCAAGGTTCGGTAACCGTTTATGGTCAGCTGAGCGACGATGTTGATGCCATGTTGTACGCACAAGGCATTGCTCGTGACAATTTTGAAGACGGCAATGGCGATGAAACCTTTGGCGTTAAAGGCGATACCTACAATATTCTGGGTAAAGTGGGTTATGAACCAGCGGCCGGCCACCGTTTCCAACTGGCGTATGACCTGTATCGCGATGAAGGCGATTACAGCCCGCGCCCGGACATGAACGGTTCAGCGAACACCAACCTGACTGCTGATGACCTGCTGCCAACCAAATACAACCGTGACACTGTCACTGCATCATACAAACTGACCAAAGAGAAACACAGCGGTACGGTAACGCTTTACAGCAGCGAAACCGAAATCGAACGTGACGAAAGCAAAGTGACCGGTCGTTGGCCGCGTCCGAAAGATACCAATACGGCGACCAACCGTAACGTGGGTCTGAACGCGAAGTTCCAGTCGGATTACCAATTGCTGAACCTGGACAACCGCGTGGTCTACGGTGCCGATGTCGTCGATCAAACCAGTAAGAGCTCTTACGCCGGTTCGTCTTACATGGATGAATCTCGCCTGTCGAACGCTATTTTTGCTGAGAACACCCTGTCACTGACCGAGAGCTGGAACATTACCGCTGGTCTGCGTTACGACGACGTGAAGCGCAAAGCGGTGAATGAAACCAACAACTTCGATGACGTGACCTGGTCTCTGGGCACCGAATGGGCAGTGAATTCAGACTGGACGCTGTTTGCCAATGCTCGCTCGCTGTTTAAAGCGCCTGAGCTGTTGGAAACCTTCGTGATGTATCAACAGACATCTTATTTGGCGGATGACATCAAAGCAGAAACCGGTCTGAACACTCAGGGTGGTGTACGCTTTGACAAGCGCATTGATGATCACTTTGTGGCTGCGAACCTGACGGTATTCCGCACCGAAATCGACGATTACATTATGCAAACCTGGGATAGCGCGGTAGACGGCTATCGCTTTGAAAATACAGGTGATGTAGTGATTAAAGGTTTTGAAGTGAGTGCGACCTACGCATACCAAGCGTTCAGCTCTCGCCTGTCTTACTCACGTTCAGACACCGAAGACAAATCAACCGGCGGTCCGATGCTGGATGCCAACGGCCGCAGCGCCGACATGGGCGACAGCATTGCTCTGAACCTGGGCTATCACGTGGATTCAATCGATACCTTGTTTGGCTGGACGTCAATCGTGGTGCTGGATGAAACCAATGTGGAAGAGAACAGCGATAAGAAAGAAGGGTATGACACGCACAACCTGTATGCGCAGTGGATGCCTTACGCCGTGCCTGACCTGACGGTAACCTTCGGTATCGACAACATCTTTGACGAACTGTACGTATCACACGCATCACGCACTGGCGCGAATGCCCGCGCAGGTGCCATGGATGATTACGAACCGGGTCGCAGCTTCAAGATTTCCGCATCTTACCAGTTCTAA
- a CDS encoding acetate/propionate family kinase — MSNSYVLVINSGSSSLKFAVIDSKSGDALVSGLGECFGLPEAVISWKYQGQKTEEAISTPENHHQYAVDRIVKLVDTLGFTNDIVAVGHRIVHGGEHFTSTVRIDDNVIDEIEQLADLAPLHNPAHVKGIRAAVKAFPTLPQFAVFDTAFHQTMPKKAYSGAIPTELYKQYAIRRYGFHGTSHYYVSREAAKMLGKDVNDTNVISVHLGNGASVCAIRDGQSVDTSMGFTPQAGLMMGTRSGDIDPGIIEFLLKKGWTKEQVFETLYKKSGFLGVSGLTSDARGVLEAMEQGHEGAKLAFEVFTYRVAKYIASYMIPLGRVDGIIFTGGIGENSLPIRREILNYLSVFGFVEDAKGNEDARFGNAGIVAKSDMMNAIAMVIPTNEEFVIAQQSVAML, encoded by the coding sequence ATGTCGAACTCGTATGTGTTGGTCATCAACTCAGGTAGCTCCTCACTTAAATTCGCAGTCATTGATTCAAAGAGCGGTGATGCTTTGGTGTCGGGTCTTGGCGAATGTTTTGGTTTGCCGGAAGCGGTCATCAGCTGGAAATATCAGGGTCAGAAAACCGAAGAAGCCATTAGTACCCCAGAAAACCATCACCAGTACGCGGTAGACCGCATTGTAAAACTGGTTGATACCCTTGGCTTTACCAACGACATCGTGGCTGTAGGTCACCGTATCGTTCACGGTGGTGAGCACTTCACGTCCACCGTGCGCATTGACGACAACGTAATCGACGAAATTGAACAACTGGCTGACCTGGCGCCGTTGCACAACCCGGCACACGTGAAAGGTATCCGTGCTGCGGTTAAAGCATTCCCGACGCTGCCACAGTTTGCTGTGTTCGATACCGCATTCCACCAAACCATGCCGAAAAAAGCGTACAGCGGTGCAATCCCGACTGAACTGTACAAACAGTACGCTATCCGCCGTTACGGTTTCCATGGTACCAGCCACTACTACGTAAGCCGCGAAGCCGCCAAGATGCTCGGCAAAGACGTCAACGACACCAACGTGATTTCAGTTCACCTGGGCAACGGTGCGTCAGTTTGTGCCATCCGCGATGGTCAGAGTGTTGATACCTCGATGGGCTTCACCCCACAAGCTGGCCTGATGATGGGTACCCGTTCTGGCGACATCGACCCTGGCATCATCGAGTTCCTGCTTAAGAAAGGCTGGACCAAAGAACAAGTGTTCGAAACGCTCTACAAAAAATCGGGTTTCCTTGGTGTATCTGGCCTGACTTCTGATGCGCGTGGCGTTCTGGAAGCGATGGAACAGGGGCACGAAGGCGCGAAACTGGCGTTTGAAGTGTTTACCTACCGCGTTGCGAAATACATTGCCTCTTACATGATCCCGCTGGGTCGTGTGGATGGCATCATTTTCACTGGGGGCATCGGTGAGAACTCGCTGCCAATCCGCCGCGAAATCCTGAACTATCTATCCGTGTTCGGTTTCGTTGAAGATGCAAAAGGCAACGAAGACGCACGTTTTGGTAATGCCGGTATTGTCGCGAAGTCCGATATGATGAACGCTATCGCTATGGTCATTCCAACCAATGAAGAATTCGTGATTGCTCAACAATCAGTCGCGATGTTGTAA
- a CDS encoding DUF2218 domain-containing protein, translated as MQYQSKAELRSEHVAKYLVTLCRHFARKVPASWDEVQGRVEFPSGVTTLSLDDEQQRLIFVCQSDSAEKVAVQQSIINEHIVMFARREPITLDWNEILVA; from the coding sequence ATGCAATACCAATCTAAAGCCGAATTACGTTCTGAACATGTCGCCAAATACCTTGTCACCTTGTGTCGTCACTTTGCCCGTAAAGTGCCGGCCAGCTGGGATGAAGTACAAGGCCGCGTGGAATTTCCATCCGGTGTGACAACGCTTTCACTTGATGATGAACAGCAGCGCCTGATCTTCGTCTGCCAGAGTGACAGTGCCGAGAAAGTCGCCGTGCAGCAGTCGATCATCAATGAACACATTGTCATGTTCGCGCGTCGTGAACCGATCACACTCGACTGGAATGAGATTCTGGTTGCATAA